The Lepeophtheirus salmonis chromosome 2, UVic_Lsal_1.4, whole genome shotgun sequence region GATTTGATATATGCCAACATTTAATGACAAGTGTTGACATTCATTATCATAAGAAATACATactctttataattaattttgatgttaaTACAATAAGGTGCTAATATAGGTTTTATACTTGAAttcataaatgatataaaaacgtTTCAGGACCACTcagtataaataaacttttctcTTAACACATACTAATTTAGAATATGCTTCATTGAATTTCTTTATGAActacaattgaaaatatattcgtaCAATTCTACTATTGAGTAAAgttttacatatgtacaaatactaaataaatttttaattttactttaaaatacttttttatatataacaacaGATTTTTGAACTGTTAAAAAgaccttttaatttattttttacattatagaTTATCTGAACAAGAGACATCCTCCTCCTCAGAGTGGAACAAGAGTCGTGTTAGACCTCCTCCACCAATTCCTCCTCGAGCGAATAAGACAATAACAGTTGGACGATCTAAACGTGGAATTGAATCCATACTTTGAAATTTGAGGCTCAAAGTAAATCCTTTTAATTTGTTCCAATTTTTGTGtgctttcaaaaaagaagaaattgctTGAAAATATGGATTggatactttaaaattaaagaaaataaataatatatatataaatttatatatacattaggggAACAAAGTCTTCGGACCATGTCATGTCTAATTTAAATCGTGTTTAGCTACAGTTTACCATAAAAAGAGATGCGAGTCTTTATTCTGTATCATGATctctaaaaattatcaacatataaattatatgaatataccAGTTGTAAACTATtaaatcttaataataataatttatttaataaaagaataattaaatgttttttactaaatgaaatatttactcAATGAATGTTCAGACTGAGATACCCCATGTAACATGGGCCATGTTCCATgctctaaaatattaatgatatactTTTCACCGGAACTATTTCATGAGATaagaagtaattttatttattttttccaaaattgttaCATGACTGTAAAATAATTGGATTATTCGATATGACCACCCTCAGCATTAATAACGGCCTCTAAACTCCTTCTGAAGCCTTGGCCCACCTTGGTGATATAGTCTTCCGGCATTGTATTCCAGGCTGAGATGACGGATGCATCCAGGGATGATGTTGAGCTTTGTGATTTGTATAGAGTACTGGAGTTTGAACCCCGATctattctaaaaagtttttcatcagAAGACAACATTGTTGGCGTTCCAGCCTTGAGCATGATGAGGAGTAGTCTTGATCTCGTGAGCTTTTTTGCTTTTGTTGAGTCATAGATGAAACACTTCTTTCTTCTATCCCTTGACTTCATCCACATGTCCTCATGAACGATTCTATGGACTGTATTTTAGGTTAAGGACATGGGTTTTGCAATACCACGAATGGATCTGATGGATTTCCATTGATCCGAGCTTTGACAGCTAAAATTTTAGTCTATGTTCGAACTGACTTTTTCCTATCAgatctttttttcctttggactATCCCACGCTCCTCACATCGTTCTTTGATTACAAAGATTGTCTTTCTGCACATCCCCACAGTCTTAAAGATCTCAGTTACCGTCATTCTGCAAGATGACATGTCGACAACAATTTGGCGTTTCACGTCCATGTCGtcgagaatattttttttcaaagagtaGTCAACAAAAATCTTACCTTTTTCCTACATACCTAGATATTTAGAAGAATATTATTGTAGGGAACAGGCCCCCCCCAAACAAACTACCTCCTGGCCTTTAATAAATGGccaaattaataaatggttGTTTGGAGCAGTTGTTGAgcaataaaaatttcaagttcgaatcggaaagtaatttttggagcggttgttgagcaataaaactttcaagttcgaatcggaaagtaattatgagttctgtaaagtatcaaaattttaatactaaaatacataaaattttcaattaatattgataCTTAGCCTGAACCATAGAAATGATATATaagatacaattaatatttataataatgcctaatctaatttccttaatcCCATGACAAAAAGTTGGTAAAACATTGAGTTTTAGTAGGTTATTTATACGACGAATTTGaggattgattatatttaacgAGTAAACACAagatgttataataaatgtctgaGAAGGATTTTGGGATAATCCCTTAAATCTGGTGAAATAAAGTGAtgaatatccaaaataaataggttagttatatctaatttttaatatatgtgtttcaacttcacaaaaatcaaatagaattattcaaaatcttctcaagtaatatcaacggcatatttgtaatgaaaagattcaaaatactgacttagatgaatataattattaccttgtatttgatgagatatattaattaataataatacgtatcactaatatttatgtcATTAAGTTAAATCAAGGACTCTttggttaaattaataattacgtttgtatGGGTGTTAAAAGGTTAGATGTTTGGTCGTATAGttgctatttattgtaataaccATAGGGGCTGAAATACTGGTGTAGATAGTCTGGCGATGAAAGGCTTAGGAATAAAAGGAGGTAATTGAGTGGGGGTAAAGGACGGGGGGGTGAGAGTACTACATTCCAATGGAGCATGTCATCACAGCCGATTTAGTATTAAATTCATTGATTGAATTCATACATAATTAAGACTAAAAtgctttttagtttttaaaaataaatatactttaaaaataaaaatctatgaagaaattatttatatttcgaaattataaaaaaatacataaatcactTCAAAtcttgcaataaaaataaattggactAGAATCAAATCTGATGTTTAATCACTTAAAAAGTTAACAGAAAAAATGAGGCAGCTTTCTTATTTTtctagctaatttttttttctccggctcttatttaatttattaatatattttagttgaataaTTGTTCaagtatgtataaatttttagataatttcaTGAGGTGcactatgaataatttttatcaggttATCCATAACAAATGGTTTAGTATCTACACAGTTGCCGtggaattgattaaattattattccattttctttgaaagTTTATCAATTATGTAGATGGTTGAATTAATCCCCCTCTTCATAGAGTTTGTAGCCATGGATTAGGGGAAACATTAAGATATGAAGTTTTGATCCCCAATGTTGGGAATTTGGTGAGGAGATTTTTGGACACATACCCCAcaacgtatataaatatatcttcatgaCCGTTGTTTTGTTGGGAATATTTGCAAAATCTCCTATATTGTAGTTTCTATTTTCATCTTCACTAACAGATCCCGGGTCCTtgtgttttgtaaaaatcaaaatcttcaatGTCTTTGAAAGTTTCCTCTGTTATAGATTCATGATTTTCTCTTAAATCTTTTTCATCTAGTTGTGACTTGTTGAATCATGGAATGAGAGTAAtcgtcattttgaaaattaagtgAAGCATTTTCAACAATAATCTTTGCAGAGCCACTGATTACAATAATACGAAATCCATCTATTGATTCTACAACATTAGGATGAGAGTTAGTTCAtccaatatatcttattctggaaaaaaagttttcaatgcAATCCTGATTGAGGCGAGATGTCAATACATAGGGAAGctgaatttccttttttaaatcttcatacAACCCTATCATCAACTTTGATGGAATAATTAGGCCTTTTTCGTAAGTCTTTAAGATAGATTACTCGGATAAGATAATTTCGTTGCTGTGATTCCTTTTAATTTGTTCCATTTTTCCTACAACATTTATCATCGAAATAAAAATTCCCTTTATCTCTTCCACATTAACCCCATAACCACATCCAAAAGTCAAGTTCGATTAAATCAGCAAATTTCTGTTTAGATTGATCCTGCTCATTTAAAAGTCGAATGGCACTAGCTGTTGTATGACTAAATAATTCAGCGGCTGCCCGAACCCGTTGTCTGGCATTTTCAACTACATTTAAATTATCAGAACTTAATGTAAGACATATTTGAAGCTCCTCGTTATCCTCatctaatatttttctaattgtctCAATTAAAGTTAGAGTTCCATCCTCTAATTGTGTAGTGTACTGCAAACACTACCCAAAAGAAggaagtaacggaccggagCAAAGGCAATGAGAAGACCTTCAGAttggggtacaatcatacactaaataaattttctgtaagGGATTAGTACTAAAAAGAATGTACATAGACAAAACtactaaaatgtataaacatgtaaaatctacttaataaaaggtacattactatcatttaaaacaaatccctacgtcattagataaaagtaaataaaaggcAATACATAACAATTTGAAAGCCCTGAACAATGAAATGATTTCTCATTAACTTTAGTAAGTGAGGGATATCTGCAAACGCATATATACGTTTATCTTTGTTGAATGTATTGGAAAAGTATGTTTTATAAGTAGATAATCAGAATTTTGACCAAAGACTGATATTTTTTGGTCCCATATCGGAAACTATTCCAATAACACAAATCTTATTATTtgtcaattataaaatacattgaaaagtAGCTCTCTTATTACAGGACAATCATAATCAAAGAAAATTGGTTGCTTCGAAGGAGTTATCAATCCACTATTGAATATAACCTGAATACGAGAGTAGTAGTatttatctgcaaaaaaaaatatcgtatcAAAATATTATCGATACAAATTTTCATGATATCTGGAAAAAtcatcggatttttttttcaatgaatagtaaaattgaatatattactaattatagtaaaaatatttttttaatggtcgTAATACCAGTAAATATATTGTACTACTTgactatactttttattaatttaatcaattgttACTGAACGTCATTgaagcaaatttaaaaaaaaacaatatatacctaagtacatatttatatattgttatttatagtaAGTCATGGATTACTTTACTAATTCATGGTTCAGTATACACGACAGCAAAATGCAAAAATACCAACAAACTTAACAACTTTTTTGACTCAATCTCTAGAAATGTTGAATTTGTGTTCCAATATGAAGAGTTCCACATACATTCTGCtacgataaaaaataattttttaagtagatatattaaaataatacttagtCATACGACTTTATAAGCCGTTTTATTCCAGAcctttaatattatacatagatttAACTGATtggaatatcaaatatatatacaaagaggtataccaaataaattattaataataatttattataaatctaaaagCAAGAAACTATTTCTTTgcgtttttcaatatatttcatgatatgATAACTGTTTTGTTGGTTATATAAATGTTCAGGCGTCGATTATTGAATCACACCGATACACAATGAATCCCTGGATTTCTAAAATGGAACTTCTTATTCCTTGACATCGTTATGGATAGATAAGCTGGAcgtaaagtatataatttaatcaatgaaccacttaaataaatacatttacaattgataaataagaaaatgtcaTTAATATGCTATGAAATTGTGAAggatctaatattttttttcaacatttatgttagaaaacatttaaacatatctaatttgattttgagttgtatacaTTAAGTCAATCCATGATTTTTTGCTCATGAAATTCTTTTTaggttttcaaatattattccaaaatgaAAGGGTTGATTAAAATACAACGTGAAGTTGATATAAAACTACTACTAcgacaaatataaaatagaattataattgtacaaagttcatataaGTTTAccaatttattatcaataatgatgtattttcaccataacaggttgcgtgattgtcAGGTTGCGTGATCCTAGTCAAGGTACTTAATCCGATAATTTCAACTTACGCGTAAGttgcatcttttttttgtgttaaaatttttataatttgctgGAGATACATCTTATACCACGTGACTTATTTGGATTACTTTATTGAATTACTGATATTAGTCGTATTTTGGACGATGGCACAAAGTAAAAACAGTGAAatcctttctaaaaaattgCATCAAATCGATTCAAACTTTGAGGACTTTGTTAATGCCTATGGATCCAtaacaattgaagaaaaaaaaattaaggaaaccAAAGCTCCTTCGTCTCGGTCAGAGTCACGCAAAAGAAATGGAAGTAAATTTAGGAGACCTCGGAACGAAACTCAAGAGAATGACACTTCCTCAGGAAAGAGTCCACGTTGTAGCAAAGAGCTTAATGAGTCCGATTCGAaagaatgtataaaaaactGGACTAGAGAATGGATATGGTATTTCATGGAAAATAATGATTCCTCTTTGTACATTTTTCCTCGTCCCATCTTGGGGAAAATTCCTAACTTTTTATATTCGAAGGACGCGGCGAGGTTGCTGACGAGGCTAAAGGTAATTATGAAGAagctttgatttaatttttatgctaATATTTGCgttttttataaaggaattcAAAGACGCTAGTATCATTAAAGTTGATTCTTCTATGTCCCTCATGCCTCTGAGAGAATTCGTCCTACAAAATAAGGAGTTTTTATATTCCAATGTTAGAAACCTTGTCAGAAgggattttttatattgtataaactCCATAGATTTAAAGAACAAAAGAGATTTTGCAATTGCTTCAACAAAAAAAGGATTGATAACTTATGGAAAACCTATAAGGATTGGTTTAAAGAGTCTCATTAGAAAAATTGACATCTTTGTTGTGGGATCTGTTGCTGTCTGTAGGAATGGTGTTCGTTTAGGAACTGGGAAAGGCATTACAGATATTGAGTGGGGCATTTTGTATGATGCTGGAGCAGTAGATGAAAAAACCATAGTCGTCACAGTGGTGGCTGATGATCAAGTTGTTGGGGATGACGTTTTACCAAGTTGGGTTCAAAATGAGCATGACTTGCCAGTTGATATAATAATCACACCAACTAAAGTATTGAAAGTTGTTCCGAAACTAAAAAAACCTTGTTGTGGGATATTGGTAAATCTTCTAACAGAcgaaatgaaagaaacaattCCGAGcttgaaattttatgatttctagtttcaatttatgtattactgagaaaaattatttgtgtcAGTATTTATGGATGAATGGTGTATTTCCTGAAcagatggaaataaataatatatttataatgtattatatttaattatgttattaagtGCATTATAATGTTCAAAAAACCGTGCAAACATTCATGTTTCTTAATGGGTTTTGACGAAATTGATCAATCCATTAGTGGAAGCATCGTGGGAAGTGGTGACACAGGACTTATCCTTGAGTTCTGGTTCAATTGCTTTGGCTAATTGTTTTCCAAGTTCAACACTGCACAAAGTGAAAAAGtagttaaatttcatataaatgttTACTCAATTAGTTTACCCCCATTGATCATAAGAATTAATGTCCCAAATGAcaccttgtacaaatattttgtgttcATAAGTTGCAATTAGAGCTCCCAAAGTAAATGGAGATATATTTTCTACCATTATAGAATTGGTTGGACGATTTCCTTCAAAAACCTGAAAGTGGTTAATAAaatcatctttaaaatatatatatatatatttgaatactttatGAGGCTTGATTTTTTCTATTGACTCTGCTGGCATTCCTGCTGCCTGTAATTCCTTTTCAACTTCTTGAAGAGTCTTTCCCTTCATTAATGCTTCAGTTTGGGCAAGAAAATTACTAAGAAGAATCTGAAAATAggaatatacataataatgtcCGCACACTAATACTTGAGTACCGGTTacagtaccaaaattagtatcgatactttttgactaaaaatataaaaaaaacatgtcagGGCAATTAACATACACCGGTTTCAACATCAATAAGTATAGATCGTTTTAAAAGTATCATTACCATGATATTACCATTTACTAGATTTGGAAACCCAGTATTTTGAACAACactattacataataaattcgaatccataattgtttttaaacatcGGATCTCCAAACCATAATTTAACTTACTCTATGATGTAAACCATCTCTAAGAGATTCGTTATGGGAATGGACTGGAGCGATAAAATCGCATGGTATTACACGAGTCCCCTGGTGAATGAGTTGATAAAATGCATGTTGGCCATTAGTTCCTGGTTCCCCCCATACAATGGGACCAGTTGGGTAGTTTACCTTCGATCCAGAACGGGTAATGTATCTAATAAtgattatcaataatataacgTTAGAACAGacaatagagagaaaaaaagatagGTACTTACTTTCCATTAGACTCCATATCTCCTTGTTGGAAATAAGCAGCAAACCGATGTAAATATTGATCGTATGGAAGAAGAGCATGTGTTTCGGCACCAAAAAAGTCCCCATACCATATTCCTAATAAGGCCATCAATACTGGTACCTGAGTAAGGAATAAAAGGGCAAACCAAGTTTAtggatcaaataataatatgtatccaaaaagaaacttttACGTTCTTGTCCAAATCTGTTGTTTGGAAGTGTTTGTCCATATAATGAGCTCCACTTAAAagcttttcaaaattttcgaagCCAATATGAACAGCAATTGACAAGCCAATAGCCGACCACAAGGAATAACGTCCACCAACCCAATCCCAAAACTCAAACATATTCTTTTCATCAATCCCAAAATCTTTCACTTTGGGGCCGTTGGTTGAAAGAGCGACGAAGTGTTTAGCAACTGCAGAAGGCTAAGagagtaataaaaattgtacattatCTATAAATAGAACAtacaattgaaatataaatgaattacatacatCTTTTGCCACATTTAAAAACCATTCCTTGGCTGTAGTTGCGTTTGTAATAGTTTCTTGAGTTGTAAAGGTTTTAGATGCgataataaaaagtgtagttTCAGGATTCACTTTCTTAAGAGTAGTAGCCATATGAGTTCCATCAATATTAGAAACAAAATGAACGTTAGGTCCAACTTGATAAGGCTTAAGAGCTTCAGTAACCATTAAAGGACCCTAAAAGttcatcataattatttaaaaaaataatatattaaatgtttaaatatcattagaaataattcttataatatCTACAAAATCATTACCAAATCAGATCCTCCGATTCCTATATTAACGACGTCAGTAACTGTTTTCCCTGAGAATCCTTTCCATTCTCCCCCAATCACTTGAGAGCAAAACTCTTTCATATGATCTAAAACAGCATTGACACTGGGCATTACATCTTTGTTATTCACCGTAATGGGTGTGTTAGACCGATTACGAAGAGCCACGTGAAGAACAGCTCGGTCTTCTGTGAAGTTAATTTTATCTCCAGAGAAAAGGGCATGACGAGCTTGTTCGACAGATCTAGACTTTGCAAGATCTATCAACAATTTTAAAGTTGCATCATCCACACGATTTTTTGaaaagtcataaataatttcccCATCTTCAGGCGTAACAAGTACATGACTAGaaacaaaattcatatatttttattaaatgttcagaaaatataataggtatatataacATAACTGTACCTATGTACCTGGGTTTTTTGGTGAATCTACTATGCCATTAAATATGTACTGTATTTGGAATGTcttatttaataagaattttatatcttaagtctagacttttataaatagaaaagacAGGAAAATAACAGGTACTCagcttatctttttttata contains the following coding sequences:
- the Pgi gene encoding glucose-6-phosphate isomerase, producing the protein MDGKGPLREDSAFKALQNYFDSNGNNLNIASLFKEDSERFNKYSHVLVTPEDGEIIYDFSKNRVDDATLKLLIDLAKSRSVEQARHALFSGDKINFTEDRAVLHVALRNRSNTPITVNNKDVMPSVNAVLDHMKEFCSQVIGGEWKGFSGKTVTDVVNIGIGGSDLGPLMVTEALKPYQVGPNVHFVSNIDGTHMATTLKKVNPETTLFIIASKTFTTQETITNATTAKEWFLNVAKDPSAVAKHFVALSTNGPKVKDFGIDEKNMFEFWDWVGGRYSLWSAIGLSIAVHIGFENFEKLLSGAHYMDKHFQTTDLDKNVPVLMALLGIWYGDFFGAETHALLPYDQYLHRFAAYFQQGDMESNGKYITRSGSKVNYPTGPIVWGEPGTNGQHAFYQLIHQGTRVIPCDFIAPVHSHNESLRDGLHHRILLSNFLAQTEALMKGKTLQEVEKELQAAGMPAESIEKIKPHKVFEGNRPTNSIMVENISPFTLGALIATYEHKIFVQGVIWDINSYDQWGVELGKQLAKAIEPELKDKSCVTTSHDASTNGLINFVKTH
- the LOC121132655 gene encoding methenyltetrahydrofolate synthase domain-containing protein, whose translation is MAQSKNSEILSKKLHQIDSNFEDFVNAYGSITIEEKKIKETKAPSSRSESRKRNGSKFRRPRNETQENDTSSGKSPRCSKELNESDSKECIKNWTREWIWYFMENNDSSLYIFPRPILGKIPNFLYSKDAARLLTRLKEFKDASIIKVDSSMSLMPLREFVLQNKEFLYSNVRNLVRRDFLYCINSIDLKNKRDFAIASTKKGLITYGKPIRIGLKSLIRKIDIFVVGSVAVCRNGVRLGTGKGITDIEWGILYDAGAVDEKTIVVTVVADDQVVGDDVLPSWVQNEHDLPVDIIITPTKVLKVVPKLKKPCCGILVNLLTDEMKETIPSLKFYDF